CACCCGTGCTGACGAATCAAATCCAAGGTCCGGTTCAGGTGAACGCAGGCCTCCTGGTGAACAGATATCCAGTTCGCGCCAGCCTCGGCAAACTCGGGAATAAAATTGTCCGCGTTCTCGATCATCAGGTGAACGTCAAAGACCACATCGGTCACCGGTCGCAGCCACTTCAAAATGGGAGGACCGATGGTGAGGTTGGGCACAAAATGCCCATCCATCACATCGAGATGAACGATAGTCGCGCCGCCCTTGATGGAGGCCAAAACGTTGTCGGCCAAATGGGCAAAATCGGCCGACAAAATCGAAGGTGCGAGTTCGATCAGAATAGGCGCTTCCCAATGTCACGAGACTCTCACAATTTTAGCAAGATAGGCAGACAAAACCCGGGGAAATTCGGGTCGCTTAAAGGAAGTCGCGGAATTAGGGTTTCAACCTTATGCCGCAGCGAGGTTTGCGACTCAATTACCGATATCGAGCTAGCCTTGCCTTTCCTGGGAGCAGGCTATCTGCTGCGGCTTCGACTTTTCGACGGTAAGACAGGCGGCGAAGGTCGCTTGAATCTTTAATGCCATGCAGAACCAGACGAATTTCGGGAAATGAAATGATTCCGTACCGCAGCTCCTTGGTACGAAATGCCGATTTTTAGGACTAAGCCGTATTAGCCGGGGATATCGCGCAAAACCAGGCGCATGTCCTCTGGGGTAACGTGGTCAGCTGGTCCTTGAGGCCATAGACTGCTGCGCATGGTCGCTTGGGGATCACTCTAATTCGAGGGTCGCTAGTCATTTCCCTCAAAACTAGCCGAGTTGCTGTATGCCAGCAGTCTTGAGGTTTGCACGACTTATGGTTCCGACGGTGTTTTCAGCAATCTCTGGAGCGCTTCATATTGGTCGCTGGCGATGAAATCCACTCCCGCCTTCTTCGCCGCTCGCCAACGCTCTTGCGCCGCTGACAAGGAACCGAAATTGTAGCTGCGGAACCAGCCGTGGCAGCTTAGTTCCTCGTTGCTGGCTCCATCGAGTGTGTAAAAACGAATCCAGAGTCCGCTCGCATGCGCGTGTTCGACCAAACTGCGCAAGCGCAGTTCATCCTCGCGCGTCCAGTCTCCCGCCTGTGCTTGCCCTCCGCGCTCCACGACCGCCCAACTATTGTTCCACCATCGGCGATAGTTCGATGCGGCTCCAGGCTCCAGGATCTCAGGCGCAGCCATCGGATCACTAGTATTTGTGTGAACCGCGCCGAAGACCAGCAATCGCTGACCAACGGGCACGTCGCGGTAGAAAACCGTCGCCTGCTTGTCGGACTCGCCTGTGAGCACCAGCAGTGGTTTCACATCGAGCGATTCAACTTTTCGTTCGTCAGAGGACTTCGTCGCCGTAGTCAGCCAATTCCGATATTTGTCCAGTAGATTCCAGACTGCTCTCAGATGCTCTGGCTCCTCAGTTTTGAAATCGAGATTGAGTGTGATCACCGGCCAGTCACCCTGATTACCATGGCGAAGGACATCTTCGATCACAGGGCGAATGCGTTCGAAGAAGTACTGCTCCAATGTGGGCTCGTGGCCTGAGACTGGAGGGCCATGAGCAACGACTGACCACGAGCGACCAGTCCGCCGATCGGTGTACCAGAGCGGATCTTGCTCGATGGCAAGCGGTACCCCCGCCGATAGTGCACGATCGATGCGATCGGTCCACCACTCGAAATATGGATAGCAGTTGTGGGCGTCCACGAGGGTGCGAGCGCCAGGTTCAAATGGGGAATGTTGGGCAAAGGCTGAGAGGGCGCAGGTTACAGAGAAACAGAGGGCGAGCGCTGGCTTCAGGCCAGGGACAGTTTTGTGCATGGGTCACAAGACTACACGTGGACTCATAAGAAGTAAGTAATTGGGCTCAATTGCAAGCGCCGAATATTGAGTAACCAGTTTAGAGCGACTGTTTATGGAACTGCAGCCTGAGGGAACTACCGTTCGCTCTGCGCAGAGGCGCTGTCGAAGAGTAATTCCAGGCTGTCCGGACCAGGATGGTAGAGGACGAATCGGTTTCCCTGATCGCCGAACGCGCGAAATAAAAGTTCGCCACGGCCGTTTCCCCGAGCATCGATGGCGTCGATGATTTCGAGTCGGGGATAGACGTCGAGATGGTGATCATCAGTGACTTGCGTGAATATCTTGCGCAGGCTCTCATCAATTTCCTCCCATGCGGCAACCGTGATGTACTTCTTTATCCCGTCAACCATTGCCGCTGCAGAGTAAGCAAGAATGGGAGCATTGTTGCCATTGATGTCGAAGACACCGAACTTCGCGTCTTGTAACGCCAGAGGTGGCGACGAAGCTTGGGGCGCGGACCGCGGCCTCCTGCCAGTCGCCACTTTAGTCTCGGGAGATTTGGAAGCTTTCCGTTGTTTGTCGAGCTCAGCTCTGGCCAACTTTTCCATGGCAGCCCGCAATTGATCCGTTTCTCCAGGCTTGGCTCGAAAAACGAATGGACGCGCTTCAGGTCCTCCAGCATCAGAGACCGCCACGGCCATATGCATTGCTGGGGGAACAAATTCTTTCGCAGGCGTTGCTGCTGACTTCGCTTTTCTCTCTTCCGCTGTCTGACGTCGCAGAGTTGGTCTTTCCGGATCGCGATCTATGTTGTTCAGAACCGCGTCTGTTTGCTCTTTCGGCGCAGGTGGAGGCGCCGGACCACGGCGCAATTTTGGTCGATCATCGTCCGTTTCCGTCGTAGCTGAAGGAGCCAGCGGGGCGCTCTTCGCGACCTGAGTTTGCTTCTCTTTTTTGGCATCGAAATGACCAAGTCCGTACCAAATTCCTTTATCCTGTCGTGCTCCGCCGACAGTGAAGGTGCCGACCGGATCTCCATTCTTGAGGATGTCGTAGATCACACCCGCATCAACTGCCAACGGCTCGGGTTGGGCCTGATAGAGTTCGGCATCGTAGAATCGGCCTTCCACGAGAATTGCAACCGGCGTAAGTACAGAGGTGCTGGACTCCGGAGTCGAACTATCTCCGTTCCAGGTCACGACTGCAAGTGCTCGTGGCCCGCTGTTCTTTTTGCGCTGGGCGCGTATCGAGAGCGGATTGATCGCCAGCGCGGCGACGAGTGCGGCTCCCACCATGAATCGTCGGCTGCTATATAAATGAGCAAATAAACTTTGCGAGGAAAAATCCTTCATGGAAATTGGCGATAAGGTACCTGACATCAGTGGCCCAAATGAAAATGGCGAGCCGGTGAGCCTGAAAAATCTTCGCGGCAAGCCGGTTGTCCTCTTTTTCTTTCCAAAAGCTGACACACCGGGCTGAACCATTGAGGCCTGTGGCTTCCGCGATCAATTCGAGAAGCTGCAACGCGCCGGCGCGGTCGTGCTGGGCATCTCCAAAGACTCACCCAAAGCCCTCAAGAAGTTCAAAGACAAATATAGCCTTCCCTACTCCATGTTGGGCGACGAAGACAAGAAGCTCTGCGAAGCATTCGGAGTCCTCAAAGAAAAAAATATGTATGGCAGGACGACGACCGGAATCGAACGCACCTCGTTTCTGATCGACAAAGAGGGTCGAGTGGCAAAAATCTTCCCTAAGGTCAAGCCTGAGGGACACGCGGAAGAGGTGCTGGCCGCGATGAAGGAGCACTCGAAGTTGTAGATCCGAGAAGCAGCATGGTAGAGCAGCAGCATGCTGCATCTCTACCAGTACAATGGAGACACGCCTCCATGTCCCAGGCCCTGCTCCAGCGGCTCACGCACAAGCACCAGAGTCTAGGCAACTTTCGGTATTACGACATACTGGTACACATCTTCGTCGTAGTGCTGCTGATCTCCAACCTCGTCGGGTCGAAGATCTGCGCGATTGGACCGTTCCGGATCTCTGGCGCACAGCTGCTTTTCCCAATCACTTACATCTTTGGG
The sequence above is a segment of the Acidobacteriota bacterium genome. Coding sequences within it:
- a CDS encoding thioredoxin-dependent thiol peroxidase yields the protein MEIGDKVPDISGPNENGEPVSLKNLRGKPVVLFFFPKADTPGUTIEACGFRDQFEKLQRAGAVVLGISKDSPKALKKFKDKYSLPYSMLGDEDKKLCEAFGVLKEKNMYGRTTTGIERTSFLIDKEGRVAKIFPKVKPEGHAEEVLAAMKEHSKL